The DNA sequence CTGCAATGGCGTGCGGGCGCATTGCCTATCACGTACTTCGCGGACTAGGCGAGCACAACCCGCGGCGCCGGAGAAAAACGTCAATAGGTTGTCCTAGACCCTAGCTGTCGGACACCCCGGGTCATACTGAGAGCGGCTGGCGATGATGTCGGACATGGAGTAAATTCCGGGGCGGGCCGAGGCCGCAAACCTGATTGCAAGCATGACACCAGCCGCAAATGCATCGCGGCTCGCAACTCGGTGTGTCAGCTCCAGTCTCTCACCCAGGCCCGCAAATAGAACCGTGTGCTCCCCGACCACGTCTCCTGCCCGAATCGAGTGGATCGTAATCTCACCACTACCACCGCGCGTATCGCTCAACACTCGAGCCAGTTGCCCGGCCGTGCCAGACGGAGCATCGCGCTTATACCGATGATGTGTTTCGATGATCTCAATGTCAAAGTTCGGTCCAAGCAGCCGGGCCGCGTCGGCCGCCAAGCGGTACAAGATGTTGACTCCCAAGGAGAAATTCGCCGCATACACGACCGGAATCCTCTCGCCCGCCCGGTGCAGTCCGGCCATAACTTGGTCCGTCAAGCCGGTAACGCCACAGACGTATGCCTTGCCGGCTCGTTCGCACATCCCGACCCGCTCGTCTAAGCCCTCGGCCAGCGCAAAGTCCGCAAGTACGTCTGTTTCCCTGAATGTCGGATCGAGGTTCGGCTCGAGGCGACATTCACCAATCTGCCTGCCGAGCTCAGGGTGACCGGCCCGTTCTACCGTCGCCACTAGCTTCATGTCGGGCTGGGACAGAATCAGCCGACACACAACGCTTCCCATTCGACCAGCAGCTCCGACTACGCCAACGCGAATCACAGCTCGACTCTATACTTGAGACCGGAGTCGCCGAACCTTGGCAACAACCCGTACGCCCGGAGCGCTCTCTCAACGACCTGCCGGCCTTGCCGGCTCAAAGGCGTCAGCGGCAATCGAGGACTACCGGCTGGGTACCCGAGCATGTCCATTGCGGCCTTGATTGGAATCGGATTTGTTTCAACGAACACCGCCTTGATCAGCGGATAAAGACGCTGATGTAGCCGCAGTGCCGCCCCAGTTTCGCCGTTACGGAAATGCTTCACCAGCGCAGCAACGTCTTGTGGTACAATGTTGGACACAACGGAGACTACTCCCTTCCCGCCGACCGAGAGAATCGGCAGCGTCAGCGAATCGTCGCCAGACAGTACCGCGATGCGTTCAGCGCACCGACTTACTATTTCCGTTGACTGGTCCAGTATTCCTGACGCCTCTTTTACGGCAACGACTTGCGGGCAGTCTTTGGCCAGCCGCTCGA is a window from the candidate division WOR-3 bacterium genome containing:
- the dapB gene encoding 4-hydroxy-tetrahydrodipicolinate reductase gives rise to the protein MIRVGVVGAAGRMGSVVCRLILSQPDMKLVATVERAGHPELGRQIGECRLEPNLDPTFRETDVLADFALAEGLDERVGMCERAGKAYVCGVTGLTDQVMAGLHRAGERIPVVYAANFSLGVNILYRLAADAARLLGPNFDIEIIETHHRYKRDAPSGTAGQLARVLSDTRGGSGEITIHSIRAGDVVGEHTVLFAGLGERLELTHRVASRDAFAAGVMLAIRFAASARPGIYSMSDIIASRSQYDPGCPTARV
- the dapA gene encoding 4-hydroxy-tetrahydrodipicolinate synthase, giving the protein MLSGCITALVTPFRKGRLDIAGLRTNVRFQLANQADGLLVGGSTGEAASLSVNEWERAVVTVVAEVSGRVPVLVGAGTNSTSKSVEQVRRARRLGADAALVVAPYYVKPTQEGLYYHFRTIAEEVDLPVVVYNIPGRTASNILPETVERLAKDCPQVVAVKEASGILDQSTEIVSRCAERIAVLSGDDSLTLPILSVGGKGVVSVVSNIVPQDVAALVKHFRNGETGAALRLHQRLYPLIKAVFVETNPIPIKAAMDMLGYPAGSPRLPLTPLSRQGRQVVERALRAYGLLPRFGDSGLKYRVEL